From a region of the Pseudooceanicola aestuarii genome:
- a CDS encoding formate dehydrogenase subunit gamma, translated as MTQTPPAPSRTEIDALIAGHLHLKGPLLPILHAMQTAFGHVPEAAFQPLADALNVTRAEVHGVVSFYHDFRLVPAGRHVIRICRAEACQSMGGADLAAETLAKLGVEWHGTTPDGRITVEPVYCLGLCACAPAVMVGDRPQGRVDTARMDALLAEARA; from the coding sequence ATGACGCAGACCCCGCCAGCGCCCTCGAGGACTGAAATAGATGCCTTGATCGCCGGGCATCTCCATCTGAAAGGGCCGTTGCTGCCGATTTTGCATGCGATGCAGACGGCATTCGGCCACGTGCCAGAGGCGGCTTTCCAGCCGTTGGCCGATGCGTTGAACGTCACACGGGCAGAGGTGCATGGCGTGGTCAGTTTCTATCACGACTTCCGCCTTGTGCCGGCGGGGCGTCACGTGATCCGGATTTGCCGTGCCGAAGCGTGTCAGAGCATGGGCGGCGCGGATCTGGCGGCGGAGACCCTGGCCAAGCTGGGGGTGGAATGGCACGGCACGACGCCGGATGGCCGCATCACGGTGGAGCCGGTCTATTGTCTGGGCCTGTGCGCCTGTGCGCCCGCGGTAATGGTGGGTGACCGCCCGCAAGGGCGCGTTGATACCGCTCGCATGGATGCCCTTCTGGCGGAGGCGCGGGCATGA
- a CDS encoding LysR family transcriptional regulator, which produces MMDKLEMFLAVAKEGHFGRAATTLGITQPTLSAGIKQLEEQLGVQLIFRGSRYGGLTPEGQSALTWARRIVGDTRQLREEMRFKRHGLAGQLRIAVIPTALTWAARLSSEFSTKHPNVRFTILSRTSSEILSLIENLDVDAGLSYLDNEPMGRLSSEALYEERYMLVCGHDSDLAGRASVGWSDLDGRRLCLLTPDMQNRRIINKNFADFGVTPEARIESNSTVVLVANVLAGGWVTVLPADLAEFLCLGKSLKIIPLDGDVKANRVGLIAPWREPHTPVLSALLAEARRLSSVADRN; this is translated from the coding sequence ATGATGGACAAGCTGGAGATGTTTCTCGCCGTTGCCAAAGAGGGGCATTTCGGCCGCGCAGCCACCACGCTGGGCATCACGCAGCCAACGCTTTCGGCCGGGATCAAGCAGTTGGAAGAACAGCTTGGCGTGCAACTGATCTTTCGCGGGTCACGGTATGGTGGGCTGACCCCCGAGGGGCAAAGCGCCTTGACCTGGGCGCGGCGGATTGTCGGGGACACACGCCAATTGCGCGAGGAAATGCGCTTCAAGCGGCACGGGTTGGCGGGGCAGTTGCGCATCGCGGTGATCCCCACGGCACTGACCTGGGCGGCGCGGCTGTCGTCCGAATTCAGCACGAAACATCCCAATGTGCGATTCACGATTCTGTCGCGCACCTCCAGCGAGATCCTGTCGCTGATCGAAAATCTCGACGTTGATGCGGGGCTCTCCTACCTCGACAATGAACCGATGGGCCGGTTGAGCAGCGAGGCGCTGTACGAGGAACGCTACATGTTGGTGTGCGGACATGATTCGGACCTGGCCGGGCGGGCGTCAGTCGGATGGTCCGACCTGGACGGCAGACGGCTCTGTCTCCTGACCCCGGATATGCAGAACCGGCGCATCATCAACAAGAATTTTGCGGATTTCGGCGTCACGCCCGAAGCGCGGATCGAAAGCAATTCGACCGTGGTCCTGGTGGCGAATGTGCTGGCGGGGGGCTGGGTGACGGTGCTGCCAGCCGATCTGGCGGAATTTCTGTGTCTTGGTAAGTCTTTGAAAATCATACCATTGGACGGCGATGTTAAAGCGAATCGTGTTGGTTTGATCGCCCCGTGGCGGGAACCGCACACACCAGTTCTGAGCGCGCTGCTGGCCGAAGCGCGACGGTTGTCCTCCGTGGCCGATAGAAATTAA